One stretch of Jiangella gansuensis DSM 44835 DNA includes these proteins:
- the folE gene encoding GTP cyclohydrolase I FolE encodes MNPVSLDVESGPPEALPQFDHARAEAAVRELLIAIGEDPSRDGLADTPARVARAYAEMFRGLRQNPADVLTTTFELGHDEMVLVKDIELASMCEHHLVPFSGYAHVGYIPGPSGRIAGLSKLARLVDVYAKRPQVQERLTTQVADSLVTLLEPAGVIVVVEAEHLCMTMRGVRKPGSKTVTSAVRGQLRDATTRAEAMTLITSR; translated from the coding sequence CTGAACCCGGTGAGTCTCGACGTGGAGTCCGGACCTCCGGAGGCGCTGCCTCAGTTCGACCACGCGCGAGCTGAGGCGGCGGTGCGTGAGCTGCTGATCGCGATCGGTGAGGATCCGTCCCGCGACGGCCTCGCCGACACCCCGGCCCGGGTGGCGCGCGCCTACGCGGAGATGTTCCGCGGGCTGCGGCAGAACCCCGCCGACGTGCTCACCACCACGTTCGAGCTGGGCCACGACGAGATGGTGCTGGTGAAGGACATCGAGCTGGCGTCCATGTGCGAGCATCACCTGGTGCCGTTCTCCGGGTACGCCCACGTCGGGTACATCCCCGGTCCCAGCGGCCGTATCGCCGGGCTGTCCAAGCTGGCCCGGCTGGTCGACGTGTACGCCAAGCGGCCGCAGGTCCAGGAGCGGCTGACCACGCAGGTCGCCGACTCTCTGGTCACCCTCCTCGAACCGGCGGGTGTGATCGTCGTGGTCGAGGCCGAGCACCTGTGCATGACCATGCGCGGCGTCCGCAAACCCGGCTCCAAGACGGTCACCAGCGCGGTGCGCGGTCAGTTGCGCGACGCCACTACCCGCGCCGAGGCGATGACCCTCATCACCAGCCGCTGA
- a CDS encoding LLM class F420-dependent oxidoreductase, which translates to MTRPIRIGVQIQPQHADYAAIRRAAAQAEDLGVDIVFNWDHFYPLAGDPDGLHFECWTMLGAWAESTSRVEIGALVTANSYRNPDLLADMARTVDHISDGRLILGIGGGWFQRDYDEYGYEFGTAGSRLDELGEALPRIRNRWDKLNPRPTRDIPILIGGGGEKKTLRYTAEHATIWHAFGDVTTLTHKAGVLDSWCETVGRDPGEIERSTEASGKPGRRAEELVEAGFTLFVLEASGPAFDLSAVSDWVAWRDARNGSA; encoded by the coding sequence ATGACCCGACCGATCCGTATCGGTGTCCAGATCCAGCCCCAGCATGCCGACTACGCCGCGATCCGCCGTGCGGCGGCGCAGGCCGAAGACCTCGGCGTCGACATCGTCTTCAACTGGGACCACTTCTATCCGCTGGCCGGCGACCCTGACGGCCTGCACTTCGAGTGTTGGACCATGCTCGGCGCCTGGGCGGAGTCGACGTCCCGGGTCGAGATCGGGGCGCTGGTCACGGCCAACAGCTATCGCAACCCCGATCTGCTGGCCGACATGGCCCGCACCGTCGACCACATCAGCGACGGACGCCTGATCCTCGGCATCGGCGGGGGCTGGTTCCAGCGCGACTACGACGAGTACGGCTACGAGTTCGGCACCGCGGGCAGCCGCCTGGACGAGCTCGGTGAGGCACTGCCGCGCATCCGGAACCGCTGGGACAAGCTGAACCCGCGACCGACCCGGGACATCCCGATCCTCATCGGGGGCGGCGGCGAGAAGAAGACACTGCGGTACACCGCCGAGCACGCGACCATCTGGCACGCCTTCGGCGACGTGACGACGTTGACCCACAAGGCCGGCGTCCTCGACTCCTGGTGCGAGACGGTCGGCCGGGATCCGGGCGAGATCGAGCGTTCGACGGAGGCCAGCGGCAAGCCGGGCCGGAGGGCCGAGGAGCTCGTGGAGGCCGGCTTCACGCTGTTCGTCCTCGAAGCGTCCGGGCCGGCATTCGACCTGAGCGCCGTGTCGGACTGGGTCGCCTGGCGCGACGCTCGCAACGGTTCAGCCTGA
- a CDS encoding GAP family protein, translated as MGLDVLLPVYGLALLDTLSPATIGISVYVLLTARERAARLLFTYLATVAAFYFCLGSALMLGLGAVVDSLGDVLDNRAGYLVQAAIGAALFAASWFVPRKKDADPAGRQERRMSRAHNAPAMIGLGVTTGLLEAATALPYLAAIGIMTSADLPAGQWAPLLAGYNLIMVLPPVLMYVAWRIAGERVRGRFERLRTWLSANSRETLSWVMGIAGFLLLRDAIVVLHSDFGLFG; from the coding sequence GTGGGCCTAGACGTTCTTCTGCCGGTCTACGGCCTGGCGCTGCTCGACACGCTCAGCCCGGCAACCATCGGCATCTCGGTCTATGTGCTGCTCACGGCGCGCGAGCGGGCCGCGCGGCTTCTGTTCACCTACCTGGCGACCGTGGCGGCGTTCTACTTCTGCCTCGGCAGCGCCCTGATGCTCGGCCTGGGTGCGGTCGTCGACTCGCTCGGCGACGTGCTGGACAACCGGGCCGGCTATCTGGTGCAGGCAGCCATCGGAGCCGCGCTCTTCGCGGCCAGCTGGTTCGTCCCGAGGAAGAAGGACGCCGACCCGGCCGGCCGCCAGGAGCGGCGGATGAGCCGGGCACACAACGCACCGGCGATGATCGGCCTGGGCGTCACCACCGGCCTGCTGGAGGCCGCCACCGCGCTGCCGTACCTGGCCGCGATCGGCATCATGACCTCGGCGGACCTGCCCGCCGGACAGTGGGCGCCGCTGCTGGCCGGCTACAACCTGATCATGGTGCTGCCGCCGGTCCTCATGTACGTGGCCTGGCGCATCGCCGGCGAACGGGTCCGCGGCCGGTTCGAGCGGCTGCGCACCTGGTTGAGCGCCAACTCGAGGGAGACACTGTCCTGGGTCATGGGCATTGCCGGCTTCCTGCTGCTGCGCGACGCCATCGTCGTCCTGCATTCCGACTTCGGCCTCTTCGGCTGA
- a CDS encoding TetR/AcrR family transcriptional regulator, which yields MPKVVDHEQRKREIVAAVLRAVARDGAAGASVRTVAAETGWSTGSVRYYFSTQRELREFTVDVVIERVGRRIQTYIKEHEPELPPPELAAGILEHLIPLDQERREEYQLWLAIAEWSRQGEMAGSAQLWAQQRDMYLQIVYRLAGYTNEPVPADVDSRVMAWAEYLHVFVDGLAAQAMFVPDDMPPDRIREVLRSFLTVVPPLAAPAGVR from the coding sequence ATGCCGAAGGTCGTCGACCATGAGCAGCGGAAACGCGAGATCGTGGCGGCCGTGTTGCGGGCGGTCGCGCGGGACGGTGCCGCGGGTGCGTCGGTCCGCACGGTGGCTGCTGAGACCGGCTGGTCGACAGGCTCGGTGCGCTACTACTTCTCCACCCAGCGCGAACTGCGTGAGTTCACAGTCGACGTCGTGATCGAACGGGTGGGCCGCCGCATCCAGACCTACATCAAGGAGCACGAGCCCGAGCTGCCGCCACCGGAGTTGGCTGCCGGCATCCTCGAGCACCTCATTCCCCTGGACCAGGAGCGGCGCGAGGAGTACCAGCTGTGGCTGGCGATCGCCGAGTGGTCGCGGCAGGGGGAGATGGCCGGATCCGCGCAGTTGTGGGCGCAGCAGCGAGACATGTATCTGCAGATCGTCTACCGGCTGGCCGGCTATACGAACGAGCCGGTGCCTGCCGATGTCGACTCGCGAGTCATGGCCTGGGCGGAATACCTGCACGTCTTCGTTGACGGGCTGGCCGCCCAGGCCATGTTCGTACCCGACGACATGCCGCCGGATCGGATACGCGAGGTGTTGCGGTCGTTTCTGACGGTGGTGCCGCCGCTGGCGGCGCCGGCCGGGGTCAGGTGA
- a CDS encoding GPGG-motif small membrane protein, whose protein sequence is MEFVLWILAVILVISGIVTLIRGQMLWGIVLIVVGLLVGPGGVSVFT, encoded by the coding sequence ATGGAATTTGTGCTGTGGATTCTGGCCGTGATCCTCGTCATCAGCGGGATCGTCACGTTGATACGTGGTCAGATGCTCTGGGGCATCGTGCTGATCGTGGTAGGGCTGCTGGTCGGCCCCGGCGGAGTGAGCGTCTTCACCTGA
- the purB gene encoding adenylosuccinate lyase, whose amino-acid sequence MPDKPSIPDVLAARYASPELARLWSPAHKIVLERQLWLAVLQAQRDLGVEVPDGVVEAYRAVIDQVDLDSIAARERVTRHDVKARIEEFNALAGHEHIHKGMTSRDLTENVEQLQVRRSLEHIRARAVAVLVRLAARAGEHAETVMAGRSHNVPAQATTLGKRFASAADELLVAYDRLDDLVARYPLRGIKGPVGTAQDMLDLLGGDAERLTALEQRVAAHLGFDRVLTSVGQVYPRSLDHDVVSALVQVAAGPSSLATTIRLMAGQELVTEGFKAGQVGSSAMPHKMNTRSCERVNGLAVVLRGYASMAAELAGAQWNEGDVFCSVVRRVALPDAFFALDGLFETFLTVLDEFGAYPAVISRELDRYLPFLATTSVLMAAVKAGVGRETAHEVIKKHAVAVALDMRERGVERNDLLDRLAADPQLGLDRTHLDALVRSPIEFTGAASAQVAEIVRRVDAIAAAHPEAAAYTPSPIL is encoded by the coding sequence GTGCCTGACAAGCCCTCGATTCCCGACGTCCTCGCCGCCCGCTATGCCTCGCCGGAACTGGCCCGGCTGTGGTCCCCCGCGCACAAGATCGTGCTGGAGCGTCAGCTGTGGCTGGCGGTCCTGCAGGCGCAGCGCGACCTCGGCGTCGAGGTTCCCGACGGCGTGGTGGAGGCGTACCGGGCGGTGATCGACCAGGTCGACCTCGACTCCATCGCCGCGCGCGAGCGCGTCACCCGGCACGACGTCAAAGCGCGCATCGAGGAGTTCAACGCGCTGGCTGGTCACGAGCACATCCACAAGGGCATGACCAGCCGCGACCTCACCGAGAACGTCGAGCAGCTCCAGGTGCGCCGGTCCCTCGAGCACATCCGGGCCCGCGCCGTGGCCGTGCTGGTGCGGCTGGCCGCGCGGGCCGGTGAGCACGCCGAGACGGTCATGGCCGGGCGCAGCCACAACGTGCCGGCCCAGGCCACCACGCTGGGCAAGCGGTTCGCGTCGGCAGCCGACGAACTCCTGGTCGCCTACGACCGGCTGGACGACCTCGTCGCTCGTTACCCGTTACGCGGCATCAAGGGCCCGGTCGGCACCGCCCAGGACATGCTCGACCTGCTCGGTGGCGATGCCGAGCGGCTGACGGCTTTGGAGCAGCGGGTCGCGGCACACCTGGGCTTCGACCGCGTGCTCACCAGCGTCGGACAGGTCTACCCGCGCTCCCTGGACCACGACGTCGTCTCCGCTCTGGTCCAGGTGGCCGCCGGTCCGTCGTCGCTGGCCACCACCATCCGGCTGATGGCCGGGCAGGAGCTGGTGACGGAGGGCTTCAAGGCCGGCCAGGTCGGTTCCAGCGCGATGCCGCACAAGATGAACACCCGCTCCTGCGAGCGAGTCAACGGCCTGGCCGTGGTGCTGCGCGGTTACGCGTCCATGGCCGCGGAGCTGGCCGGGGCGCAGTGGAACGAGGGTGACGTGTTCTGCTCGGTGGTGCGCCGGGTCGCGCTTCCGGACGCGTTCTTCGCCCTCGACGGCCTGTTCGAGACGTTCCTCACCGTGCTCGACGAGTTCGGCGCCTACCCCGCCGTCATCTCCCGTGAGCTGGACCGATATCTCCCGTTCCTGGCGACGACGTCGGTGCTCATGGCCGCGGTGAAAGCCGGCGTCGGCCGGGAGACCGCTCACGAGGTCATCAAGAAACACGCCGTCGCCGTCGCGCTGGACATGCGCGAACGCGGCGTCGAGCGCAACGACCTGCTCGACCGCCTGGCCGCCGACCCCCAGCTCGGGTTGGACCGGACCCACCTCGACGCGCTGGTGCGATCGCCCATCGAGTTCACCGGTGCGGCATCGGCCCAGGTCGCCGAGATCGTTCGCCGGGTCGACGCCATCGCCGCGGCCCACCCCGAAGCCGCCGCCTACACCCCGTCGCCGATCCTCTGA
- the purS gene encoding phosphoribosylformylglycinamidine synthase subunit PurS gives MARVVVDVMLKPEILDPQGKAVQGALGRLGFEGVASVRQGKRFEIELAGPATPEAVAEIERVASTLLANPVIEDFTIHVESEVEV, from the coding sequence GTGGCGCGGGTCGTTGTCGACGTCATGCTCAAACCCGAGATTCTCGACCCGCAGGGCAAGGCCGTGCAGGGCGCGCTGGGCCGGCTGGGCTTCGAGGGTGTCGCCTCGGTCCGCCAGGGCAAGCGCTTCGAGATCGAGCTGGCCGGTCCGGCCACGCCGGAGGCGGTCGCCGAGATCGAGCGGGTCGCGTCCACGCTGCTGGCGAACCCTGTCATCGAGGACTTCACCATTCACGTCGAGTCCGAGGTCGAGGTCTGA
- the purQ gene encoding phosphoribosylformylglycinamidine synthase subunit PurQ, whose product MSVRIGVVTFPGSLDDRDAARAVRVAGGEPVTLWHGDADLHGVDGVVLPGGFSYGDYLRCGAIARFAPVMEPLVDAARGGLPVLGICNGFQVLCESHLLPGALIRNDHRKFVCRDQRLRVENAATAWTSGYDQGQEIVIPLKNGEGGFVADQRTLDELEGEGRVVARYLGDNPNGSYRDIAGIANVRGNVVGLMPHPEHAVEELTGPSTDGLGFFTSVLEGLVRA is encoded by the coding sequence CTGAGCGTGCGCATCGGTGTCGTCACTTTCCCCGGCTCCCTCGACGACCGCGACGCCGCTCGGGCGGTCCGGGTCGCCGGTGGCGAGCCGGTCACGCTCTGGCACGGCGATGCCGACCTGCACGGCGTCGACGGAGTGGTGCTGCCCGGTGGGTTCTCGTACGGCGATTACCTGCGCTGCGGTGCCATCGCGCGGTTCGCGCCGGTCATGGAGCCACTGGTCGACGCCGCCCGCGGCGGGCTGCCGGTGCTGGGTATCTGCAACGGCTTCCAGGTCCTGTGCGAGTCGCACCTGCTGCCTGGGGCGCTGATCCGCAACGACCATCGCAAGTTCGTCTGCCGCGACCAACGACTGCGGGTCGAGAACGCGGCCACCGCGTGGACCTCCGGCTACGACCAGGGTCAGGAGATCGTCATCCCGCTGAAGAACGGTGAGGGCGGTTTCGTCGCCGACCAGCGCACTCTCGACGAGCTCGAGGGCGAGGGCCGGGTCGTGGCCCGCTATCTCGGCGACAACCCGAACGGTTCCTACCGCGACATCGCCGGCATCGCCAACGTCCGCGGCAACGTCGTCGGGCTGATGCCCCATCCGGAGCACGCGGTCGAGGAACTCACCGGGCCGAGCACCGACGGCCTCGGCTTCTTCACGTCCGTCCTGGAAGGGCTGGTCCGAGCGTGA
- the purL gene encoding phosphoribosylformylglycinamidine synthase subunit PurL: MTTQIDTVDTAAKSPDQPQPWGELGLKEDEYRRIRDILGRRPTNAELAMYSVMWSEHCSYKSSKVHLRQFGEKAPATDALLVGMGENAGVVDIGNGYAVTFKVESHNHPSYVEPYQGAATGVGGIVRDILAMGARPVAVMDSLRFGPLDAADTHRVLPGVVAGVGGYGNCLGLPNIGGEVVFDPSYAANPLVNALCVGVMKHEDIHLANASGVGNKIVLFGARTGGDGIGGASILASESFDDSKPSKRPAVQVGDPFMEKVLIECCLELFAARVVEGIQDLGAAGISCATSELASNGDGGMHVQLEKVLLRDPSLTPGEILMSESQERMMGVVTPENLDAFLAITAKWDVETAVIGEVTGTGRLVIDWHGETIVDVDPRTVAHDGPVYERPFARPDWQDELQAATPAQLARPGSGDGLRATLLRLLASPNVASKSWVTDQYDRYVLGNTVLAQPEDAGVLRIDEESGLGVAIATDGNGRYAKLDPYTGAQLALAEAYRNVATTGARPLAVTDCLNFGSPEDPAVMWQFAEAVRGLADACQTLGTPVTGGNVSLYNQTGTTAILPTPVVGVLGVLDDVARRTPQGFRTPGHVIYLLGETRDEFGGSEWAWAEHGHLGGLPPSVDLDAERELAEILINASRDGLVDAAHDLADGGLAVALTESVLRYGVGARVWVPDGIDPFVFLFSESQARAIVAVPRSEEVRFTDMCSARHFAHQRIGVVDDGGVLDVQGLFTVPVDDLRAAHESTLASAVEA; this comes from the coding sequence GTGACCACGCAGATCGACACCGTCGACACCGCCGCCAAGTCTCCCGACCAGCCCCAGCCGTGGGGTGAACTCGGTCTCAAGGAGGACGAGTACCGGCGCATCCGCGACATCCTCGGCCGCCGGCCCACCAATGCCGAGCTCGCCATGTACAGCGTCATGTGGTCCGAGCACTGCTCGTACAAGAGCTCCAAGGTGCATCTGCGCCAGTTCGGCGAGAAGGCGCCGGCCACCGACGCGCTGCTGGTGGGCATGGGCGAGAACGCCGGCGTGGTCGACATCGGCAACGGCTATGCGGTCACCTTCAAGGTCGAGTCGCACAACCATCCGTCGTACGTCGAGCCGTACCAGGGGGCGGCGACGGGTGTGGGCGGCATCGTCCGCGACATCCTCGCCATGGGCGCCCGCCCGGTCGCCGTCATGGACTCCCTGCGCTTCGGCCCGCTGGACGCCGCCGACACCCACCGGGTGTTGCCCGGTGTGGTGGCCGGTGTCGGCGGCTACGGCAACTGCCTGGGCCTGCCCAACATCGGCGGCGAGGTGGTGTTCGACCCGTCGTACGCGGCCAATCCGCTGGTGAACGCGCTGTGCGTGGGTGTCATGAAGCATGAGGACATCCACCTGGCCAATGCCTCGGGCGTCGGCAACAAGATCGTCCTGTTCGGTGCGCGTACCGGCGGCGATGGCATCGGCGGCGCGTCGATCCTGGCGTCGGAGTCGTTCGACGACAGTAAGCCCAGCAAGCGGCCGGCCGTCCAGGTGGGCGACCCGTTCATGGAGAAGGTCCTCATCGAGTGCTGCCTGGAGCTGTTCGCGGCGCGGGTGGTCGAGGGCATCCAGGACCTCGGCGCGGCCGGTATCTCCTGCGCCACGTCCGAGTTGGCCAGCAACGGCGACGGCGGCATGCACGTCCAGTTGGAGAAGGTGCTGCTGCGCGACCCCAGCCTCACTCCCGGCGAGATCCTCATGTCGGAGTCGCAGGAGCGCATGATGGGCGTCGTCACGCCCGAGAACCTCGACGCGTTCCTCGCCATCACCGCGAAGTGGGACGTCGAGACCGCCGTCATCGGTGAGGTCACCGGCACCGGCCGGCTGGTCATCGACTGGCACGGCGAGACCATCGTCGACGTCGACCCGCGCACCGTCGCCCACGACGGCCCGGTCTACGAGCGCCCGTTCGCGCGGCCGGACTGGCAGGACGAGCTGCAGGCGGCAACGCCGGCGCAGCTGGCGCGGCCTGGCTCCGGCGATGGACTGCGCGCCACGCTGCTGCGGCTGCTCGCCTCGCCCAACGTCGCGTCGAAGTCCTGGGTCACCGACCAGTACGACCGGTACGTGCTGGGCAACACCGTCCTGGCCCAGCCGGAGGACGCCGGCGTGCTGCGCATCGACGAGGAGTCCGGCCTCGGCGTCGCCATCGCCACCGACGGCAACGGCCGCTACGCCAAGCTCGACCCGTACACGGGCGCGCAGCTGGCGCTGGCCGAGGCGTACCGCAATGTCGCCACCACCGGCGCCCGACCGCTCGCCGTCACCGACTGCCTCAACTTCGGCTCGCCGGAGGACCCCGCCGTCATGTGGCAGTTCGCCGAGGCCGTCCGCGGCCTGGCCGACGCCTGCCAGACCTTGGGCACGCCTGTCACCGGTGGCAACGTCTCGCTGTACAACCAGACCGGCACGACGGCGATCCTGCCGACCCCGGTCGTGGGCGTGCTCGGCGTGCTCGACGACGTCGCCCGGCGCACCCCTCAGGGCTTCCGCACCCCCGGGCACGTCATCTACCTGCTCGGCGAAACCCGCGACGAGTTCGGCGGCTCCGAATGGGCCTGGGCCGAGCATGGGCACCTGGGTGGGCTGCCGCCGTCCGTCGACCTCGACGCGGAGCGGGAACTGGCCGAGATCCTCATCAACGCGTCCCGCGACGGGCTCGTCGACGCCGCGCACGACCTCGCCGACGGCGGTCTCGCGGTCGCGCTGACGGAGTCCGTGCTGCGCTACGGTGTCGGTGCCCGGGTGTGGGTGCCCGACGGCATCGATCCGTTCGTGTTCCTGTTCTCCGAGTCGCAGGCCAGGGCCATCGTGGCGGTGCCTCGCTCGGAGGAGGTCCGCTTCACCGACATGTGCTCGGCGCGGCACTTCGCCCACCAGCGCATCGGCGTGGTCGACGACGGCGGCGTGCTCGACGTCCAGGGTTTGTTCACGGTGCCGGTCGACGACCTGCGCGCGGCTCACGAGTCCACGCTGGCCTCCGCCGTCGAAGCCTGA
- a CDS encoding MFS transporter, with protein MSRLGRNYWKWWSASVVANLGDGLSAVAIPWLATAVTRDPMQIALVTFATKIPWLLFALPAGVISDRLDRRKLVAAMDVLRFAVMFAFSWVVLFWQADLATPDEVAAGTAELPSDGAVLLALLYAMAFLLGTAEVLRDNTAQTLLPSIVPKNRLETANGRMWGAEIVANNFVGPPLAGLLLGLAFALPFFVNAGTFAIAAALVFALTGQFAPKGKTTSGRIAWRAEIGEGVRWLWRHQLLRSLAILLGATNLLTTAATAVYVLFAQEVLGLDATAFGLLMSGVAIGAVLGSVLADRVATRIGHGPSLFVSLAGLTLGLLAIGLASSPVVVWVVFLTQGFLVVLWNVITVSLRQTIIPDHLLGRVNSVYRFFAWGAISLGTLLGGALVAAGETMLSREWSLRVPYLIAAALHVALFVYALPRLGSAQIDAARRQASTAEASVDS; from the coding sequence GTGAGCCGGCTGGGGCGCAACTACTGGAAGTGGTGGAGCGCCTCGGTCGTCGCCAACCTCGGCGACGGACTGTCGGCGGTCGCCATCCCCTGGCTGGCCACCGCCGTCACCCGCGACCCGATGCAGATCGCCCTGGTCACCTTCGCCACCAAGATCCCCTGGCTGCTGTTCGCGCTGCCCGCCGGCGTCATCAGCGACCGGCTCGACCGGCGCAAACTCGTCGCGGCCATGGACGTGCTGCGGTTCGCGGTGATGTTCGCGTTCTCGTGGGTGGTGCTGTTCTGGCAGGCGGACCTGGCCACACCCGACGAGGTGGCCGCCGGCACCGCGGAGTTGCCGTCCGACGGCGCCGTCCTCCTGGCCTTGCTGTACGCGATGGCGTTCCTGCTCGGCACCGCGGAGGTGCTGCGCGACAACACCGCGCAGACCCTACTGCCGTCCATCGTCCCGAAGAACCGGCTGGAGACGGCCAACGGGCGTATGTGGGGCGCCGAGATCGTCGCGAACAACTTCGTCGGCCCGCCGCTCGCCGGGTTGCTGCTCGGCCTGGCGTTCGCGCTGCCCTTCTTCGTCAACGCCGGCACGTTCGCCATCGCGGCCGCACTGGTGTTCGCGCTGACCGGCCAGTTCGCGCCGAAAGGCAAGACCACCAGCGGCCGGATCGCCTGGCGGGCGGAGATCGGTGAGGGTGTGCGCTGGCTGTGGCGGCACCAACTGCTGCGTTCGCTGGCCATCCTGCTGGGCGCCACCAACCTGCTGACCACCGCCGCCACCGCCGTCTACGTCCTGTTCGCGCAGGAGGTCCTCGGCCTCGACGCCACCGCGTTCGGGCTGCTGATGAGCGGCGTCGCCATCGGGGCGGTGCTCGGCTCCGTGTTGGCCGACCGGGTGGCCACCCGGATCGGCCACGGCCCGTCGCTGTTCGTCTCCCTTGCCGGGCTCACCCTGGGGCTCCTGGCCATCGGGCTGGCGTCGTCGCCCGTCGTCGTGTGGGTGGTGTTCCTGACCCAGGGGTTCCTCGTGGTGCTGTGGAACGTCATCACCGTCTCGCTGCGGCAGACGATCATCCCCGACCATCTGCTCGGCCGGGTGAACTCGGTGTACCGGTTCTTCGCCTGGGGCGCGATCTCGCTCGGCACCCTGCTCGGCGGCGCGCTGGTGGCCGCCGGCGAGACGATGCTGAGCCGCGAGTGGTCGCTGCGGGTGCCGTACCTGATAGCCGCGGCGCTGCACGTGGCGTTGTTCGTCTACGCGCTGCCGCGGCTCGGCTCGGCCCAGATCGACGCGGCGCGGCGTCAGGCTTCGACGGCGGAGGCCAGCGTGGACTCGTGA
- a CDS encoding ArsR/SmtB family transcription factor, translating into MADQSAVPDYELADELELTDPAQYRALFDDTRLKIVHLLLERAATTSELAAALGKPKGTVGHHLKVLEYAGLVRIVRTKQVRAIEAKYYGRTARVFLYHDWDRTQFEGIGLDPGGLLEHFVTEATNLPEHLRELPSGTSARYARIPVERAAEWRERVYELLDEFAREPRGGEVTFGLLVGLFPTTRGHLPESGDDE; encoded by the coding sequence ATGGCCGACCAGTCTGCCGTTCCCGACTATGAGCTCGCCGACGAACTCGAGCTCACCGACCCCGCGCAGTACCGGGCGCTCTTCGACGACACCCGGCTCAAGATCGTTCACCTGCTGCTCGAGCGCGCCGCTACCACCTCAGAGCTGGCCGCCGCGTTGGGCAAACCGAAGGGAACGGTCGGGCACCACCTGAAGGTGCTGGAATACGCCGGGCTGGTGCGCATCGTCCGGACCAAGCAGGTGCGCGCCATCGAGGCCAAGTACTACGGGCGCACCGCACGGGTGTTCCTCTACCACGACTGGGACCGCACCCAGTTCGAGGGCATCGGCCTGGACCCGGGTGGGCTGCTCGAGCACTTCGTCACCGAGGCCACGAACCTCCCGGAGCACCTGCGGGAGCTCCCGTCCGGAACCAGTGCCAGGTACGCCCGCATCCCGGTCGAGCGGGCCGCGGAGTGGCGTGAGCGCGTCTACGAGCTGCTCGACGAGTTCGCCCGCGAACCCCGGGGCGGCGAGGTCACGTTCGGCCTGCTGGTCGGGCTGTTCCCGACGACACGGGGTCACCTGCCCGAATCCGGGGACGACGAGTGA
- a CDS encoding VOC family protein, with translation MTPTGFYPVICSSDVAAARAFYVEHFDFEVTFEADWYVSLRHRVAPGLELAFVDHRHETIPAAYRQPARGLLLNVEVPDVDDVYTRLVQTAGLPVALDLRSEAFGQRHFIVEAPDGVLVDVITPIEPTGEYAAQYVAEAGD, from the coding sequence ATGACACCCACCGGCTTCTACCCTGTCATCTGCAGCTCCGACGTGGCCGCCGCCCGCGCCTTCTACGTCGAACACTTCGACTTCGAGGTCACGTTCGAGGCCGACTGGTACGTCAGCCTGCGCCACCGCGTCGCACCGGGGCTCGAACTGGCCTTCGTCGACCACCGGCACGAGACCATCCCGGCCGCGTACCGCCAGCCGGCCCGCGGGCTGCTGCTCAACGTCGAGGTCCCTGACGTGGACGACGTCTACACCCGGCTGGTGCAGACCGCGGGACTGCCCGTAGCGCTCGACCTGCGCAGCGAAGCGTTCGGCCAGCGGCATTTCATCGTCGAGGCGCCTGACGGCGTCCTGGTCGACGTGATCACCCCGATCGAACCGACCGGCGAGTACGCCGCCCAGTACGTGGCGGAGGCCGGGGACTGA